From Novosphingobium sp. 9, the proteins below share one genomic window:
- a CDS encoding DUF4136 domain-containing protein, with protein sequence MRQGILVATTAALAATLLAGGCAAPVGPVSVTRFHVTPAPIARGAIRVVPGPGMDAQSIEYRDYATALARELNAVGYTSGDGGQVAILTLERETALPAPRRSPVSVGLGGSTGSYGSGMGMGIGINLAGRPKPAVATRLHVFIRQNADGPTVWEGRASFVVRGDSPLATTSLGAAKMAQALLKGFPGNSGETIEVK encoded by the coding sequence ATGCGGCAAGGCATTCTGGTGGCAACCACGGCAGCACTGGCCGCAACCCTGCTGGCAGGCGGATGCGCGGCGCCCGTCGGGCCGGTTTCGGTCACGCGCTTTCATGTGACGCCCGCGCCGATCGCGCGCGGCGCGATCCGGGTCGTTCCCGGCCCCGGCATGGATGCGCAATCCATCGAGTACCGCGACTATGCCACCGCGCTCGCCCGTGAACTGAACGCTGTCGGCTATACCAGCGGTGACGGTGGACAGGTGGCGATCCTCACACTGGAGCGCGAAACCGCCCTTCCGGCGCCAAGGCGCAGCCCGGTTTCGGTAGGCCTCGGCGGCAGCACCGGCAGCTATGGCTCGGGCATGGGAATGGGCATCGGCATCAACCTTGCCGGACGGCCCAAGCCCGCCGTCGCGACGCGCCTGCACGTCTTCATCCGTCAGAACGCCGACGGCCCCACCGTGTGGGAAGGCCGCGCCAGCTTTGTCGTGCGCGGGGATTCCCCGCTCGCAACGACCTCGCTGGGTGCTGCGAAGATGGCACAGGCCCTGCTCAAGGGGTTCCCCGGCAACTCCGGCGAGACTATCGAGGTCAAATGA
- the ftsH gene encoding ATP-dependent zinc metalloprotease FtsH, which translates to MNNDDQPNGNPWVKSLFVWGGIFLALLLVVSMFGSRAESGPLIPYSDFRAKVAQDTVASVDIGDDRIDGKLKNGENFSTIPVANDTSLVQLLQDHDVRYAGKSPEQGSMLLYVLANFLPFLLLLGIAVFALRQVQKGGGSGAMGFGKSKAKLLTERAGRVTFDDVAGIDEAREELEEIVEFLRDPGRFSKLGGQIPKGALLVGSPGTGKTLLARAIAGEAGVPFFTISGSDFVEMFVGVGASRVRDMFEQAKKNAPCIVFIDEIDAVGRHRGSGLGNSNDEREQTLNQLLVEMDGFEANEGIIIIAATNRPDVLDPALLRPGRFDRQVVVPVPDIDGREKILAVHMKKVPLAPDVNPRVIARGTPGFSGADLANLVNEAALLAARRSKRLVAMQEFEDAKDKVMMGAERRSMVMTEDEKKMTAYHEAGHALVSVHEPASDPIHKATIIPRGRALGMVMRLPERDSYSYHRDKMLANLSVAMGGRVAEELIFGYDKVSSGASGDIQYATGLARSMVTKWGMSDKLGPLQYEDQQEGYLGMGASQRIMGSDETNKLIDSEIRELVDNAHARATQILTDRNEELHTLALAMLEYETLTGDDIKQLLETGKLDRPGDMTLAAGKPVAVRGSSIPKAGKRFSGGPAAQGI; encoded by the coding sequence ATGAACAACGACGACCAGCCTAACGGCAATCCCTGGGTGAAGAGCCTCTTCGTATGGGGCGGTATCTTCCTGGCCCTGCTTCTGGTGGTATCGATGTTCGGATCACGTGCCGAAAGCGGCCCGCTGATCCCCTATTCGGACTTCCGCGCCAAAGTCGCGCAGGACACCGTCGCCTCCGTCGATATCGGCGACGACCGCATCGACGGCAAGCTGAAGAACGGCGAGAATTTCTCGACCATTCCTGTCGCCAACGACACTTCACTGGTCCAGCTACTTCAGGACCATGACGTGCGCTATGCTGGCAAGTCGCCCGAGCAAGGCAGTATGCTGCTGTATGTGCTCGCCAATTTCCTGCCATTCCTGCTGCTTCTGGGCATTGCCGTGTTCGCACTGCGACAGGTCCAGAAGGGCGGCGGTTCGGGGGCGATGGGCTTCGGAAAATCCAAGGCCAAGCTGCTGACAGAACGCGCCGGTCGCGTCACCTTCGACGACGTTGCCGGTATCGACGAAGCACGCGAGGAACTCGAAGAGATCGTCGAGTTCCTGCGCGATCCGGGCCGCTTCTCCAAGCTCGGCGGCCAGATTCCCAAGGGCGCGCTGCTGGTCGGCTCGCCCGGCACCGGCAAGACCCTGCTCGCCCGCGCCATCGCCGGGGAGGCAGGCGTTCCGTTCTTCACGATCTCGGGTTCGGATTTCGTCGAAATGTTCGTCGGCGTCGGCGCAAGCCGCGTGCGCGACATGTTCGAGCAGGCCAAGAAGAATGCGCCATGCATCGTCTTCATCGACGAGATCGACGCCGTGGGCCGTCATCGCGGCTCGGGCCTCGGCAACTCGAACGACGAACGCGAGCAGACGCTGAACCAGCTGCTCGTCGAGATGGACGGCTTCGAGGCGAACGAGGGCATCATCATCATCGCGGCGACCAACCGCCCCGATGTGCTCGATCCCGCGCTGCTGCGCCCCGGCCGTTTCGACCGTCAGGTCGTGGTGCCGGTGCCCGACATCGATGGTCGCGAGAAGATCCTGGCCGTTCACATGAAGAAGGTGCCGCTGGCGCCCGACGTGAACCCGCGCGTGATCGCACGCGGCACGCCCGGTTTCTCGGGTGCGGACCTCGCCAACCTCGTCAACGAAGCCGCACTGCTGGCCGCGCGCCGCAGCAAGCGCCTCGTCGCGATGCAGGAGTTCGAGGACGCCAAGGACAAGGTGATGATGGGCGCGGAACGCCGCTCGATGGTCATGACCGAGGACGAGAAGAAGATGACCGCCTATCACGAAGCGGGCCACGCGCTCGTCTCGGTGCATGAACCGGCGTCCGATCCGATCCACAAGGCCACGATCATCCCGCGCGGTCGCGCGCTGGGCATGGTCATGCGCCTGCCTGAGCGTGACAGCTATTCGTATCACCGCGACAAGATGCTGGCGAACCTCTCGGTCGCCATGGGTGGCCGTGTCGCCGAAGAACTGATCTTTGGTTACGACAAGGTCTCCTCGGGCGCCTCAGGCGATATCCAGTACGCCACCGGCCTCGCCCGCTCGATGGTCACGAAATGGGGCATGTCCGACAAGCTCGGTCCGCTCCAGTACGAAGACCAGCAGGAAGGCTATCTCGGCATGGGCGCCTCGCAGCGCATCATGGGATCGGACGAGACCAACAAGCTGATCGACAGCGAGATCCGCGAACTGGTCGACAACGCCCACGCCCGCGCGACGCAGATCCTCACCGATCGCAACGAGGAACTCCACACGCTGGCGCTGGCGATGCTGGAATACGAAACGCTGACAGGCGATGACATCAAGCAGTTGCTGGAAACCGGCAAGCTCGACCGCCCCGGCGACATGACGCTGGCTGCGGGCAAGCCCGTGGCCGTGCGTGGCTCGTCGATCCCCAAGGCGGGCAAGCGCTTCTCCGGCGGCCCGGCAGCGCAGGGTATCTGA
- a CDS encoding sensor histidine kinase translates to MGQHPTLIERLPLLPDKPAAGYAFAVVLSLVALALRWQLDAAFPPGYPYLTFFPAVILTSFLFGPRPGIAAALVCGIFAWYFFIAPRGSFTFDARTQVALSFYGFVVAVDIALVHLMQAANRRLSAARETVHDLAEERGRLATRAEVLFQELQHRVGNNLQMIGAMLSLQQRGLSDPAARAALDDAARRLQVIGNIQRELYRHHGDDVPLDTFITDLATKLAIATTHAGVTIHVEAHSGRALRQGAAIPVALIVAEAIANAVEHGCPDHVGTVHIHCLHDAASGGISIRVRDRGPGLPSAFDGQAATSVGLRLSHVMAHQLSAELLLENDRSEGDAPCGVVSTLTLPHEHLLPHT, encoded by the coding sequence TTGGGTCAGCACCCGACCTTGATAGAACGCCTGCCGCTGCTGCCGGACAAGCCAGCTGCCGGATATGCCTTTGCTGTCGTGCTCAGCCTTGTTGCACTTGCTCTGCGTTGGCAACTCGATGCTGCCTTCCCACCGGGTTACCCTTACCTGACCTTTTTCCCTGCCGTGATCCTGACATCGTTCCTGTTTGGGCCGCGCCCCGGCATCGCCGCCGCGCTGGTTTGCGGCATTTTCGCATGGTACTTTTTCATTGCTCCGCGCGGGAGCTTCACGTTCGACGCGCGGACGCAGGTCGCGCTGAGCTTCTACGGCTTCGTCGTGGCAGTCGATATCGCGCTCGTTCACCTGATGCAGGCCGCGAACCGTCGCCTCAGCGCCGCGCGCGAGACCGTACACGACCTTGCGGAAGAGCGCGGACGGCTGGCGACCCGTGCGGAAGTCCTGTTTCAGGAACTCCAGCACCGTGTCGGCAACAATCTGCAGATGATCGGCGCCATGCTATCGCTGCAACAGCGTGGACTGAGCGATCCCGCCGCGCGCGCTGCACTGGACGATGCCGCCCGGCGCCTGCAGGTGATCGGCAACATCCAACGCGAACTCTATCGCCACCACGGCGACGACGTGCCGCTGGACACCTTCATTACCGACCTTGCGACGAAACTTGCCATCGCCACCACTCATGCCGGCGTGACCATCCACGTCGAAGCCCATTCGGGCCGGGCCTTGCGACAAGGTGCCGCAATTCCAGTGGCGCTGATTGTTGCAGAAGCGATCGCCAACGCGGTCGAGCATGGCTGCCCGGATCATGTCGGCACGGTCCACATCCACTGCCTTCATGATGCTGCCTCCGGCGGGATCTCCATCCGTGTGCGGGATCGGGGCCCCGGCCTGCCGTCCGCTTTCGACGGGCAGGCCGCCACCAGCGTCGGCTTGCGCCTGTCTCATGTCATGGCACACCAACTGAGCGCAGAACTGCTGCTCGAAAATGACCGATCCGAAGGCGATGCCCCCTGCGGCGTGGTCTCCACGCTCACCTTGCCGCACGAACACCTGCTTCCGCATACATGA
- a CDS encoding M14-type cytosolic carboxypeptidase: MTQIQITSAFDSGNIEVLSIDGTEARLAVRHDHQSEFYQWFHFRVAGAKGQDLTLRITDLGKSAYPLGWPAYKARVSEDRQFWGLAETSYDATVEGGTLTIRYRPEGDLAWFAYFAPYSLERHDDLIADVVAAAPGVSHRMLGTTLDGRAIDCLEMGEGPTQVWLYARQHPGESMAEWWMEGALDVLADPANSVGRELRRRCSFHVVPNANPDGSFRGHLRTNAAGVNLNREWAEPTPERSPEVLAIRNAMDATGVDFAMDVHGDEAIPAVFLAGFHGIPSHKDTQQAGYDRYAELLDRRTPDFQRKLGYPEARAGAANLTMSTNQLAERFGAVSMTLEMPFKDNDDAPDAAQAWSPERSAQLGRDCMATLLEWLVGYEN; the protein is encoded by the coding sequence ATGACCCAGATCCAGATCACCTCCGCTTTCGATTCCGGCAATATCGAAGTCCTCTCCATTGATGGCACCGAGGCGCGCCTTGCGGTTCGCCACGATCACCAGAGCGAGTTCTACCAGTGGTTCCACTTCCGCGTCGCGGGCGCGAAGGGGCAGGATCTGACGCTGCGGATCACCGATCTTGGCAAGTCTGCCTATCCGCTGGGCTGGCCCGCCTACAAGGCGCGCGTTTCGGAAGACCGGCAGTTCTGGGGCCTTGCCGAAACCAGCTATGACGCCACCGTCGAGGGCGGCACGCTGACGATCCGCTATCGCCCGGAAGGCGATCTTGCCTGGTTCGCCTATTTCGCGCCCTATTCGCTGGAGCGCCATGACGACCTGATCGCCGACGTCGTCGCCGCCGCCCCCGGCGTCTCGCATCGCATGCTGGGCACCACGCTTGACGGGCGCGCGATCGACTGCCTCGAAATGGGCGAGGGTCCGACGCAAGTGTGGCTCTATGCCCGCCAGCATCCCGGCGAATCGATGGCCGAATGGTGGATGGAAGGCGCGCTCGACGTGCTGGCCGATCCGGCGAACTCCGTGGGCCGCGAGTTGCGCCGCCGCTGTTCGTTCCATGTCGTGCCCAATGCCAATCCGGACGGCTCGTTCCGCGGCCACTTGCGCACCAACGCCGCGGGCGTGAACCTCAACCGCGAATGGGCCGAGCCCACGCCCGAGCGTTCGCCCGAAGTGCTGGCGATCCGCAATGCGATGGACGCGACCGGCGTCGACTTTGCGATGGACGTCCACGGCGACGAGGCGATTCCGGCGGTGTTCCTGGCAGGGTTCCACGGCATCCCCTCGCACAAGGACACCCAGCAGGCGGGCTATGACCGCTACGCCGAACTGCTCGACCGCCGCACGCCCGATTTCCAGCGCAAGCTCGGCTATCCCGAAGCGCGCGCAGGTGCGGCCAATCTCACCATGTCGACGAACCAGCTGGCGGAACGATTCGGCGCGGTTTCGATGACACTGGAAATGCCCTTCAAGGACAACGACGACGCCCCCGATGCCGCACAGGCGTGGAGCCCGGAGCGCTCGGCGCAGCTGGGTCGCGACTGCATGGCGACGCTGCTGGAATGGCTGGTCGGCTACGAAAACTGA
- a CDS encoding DUF4136 domain-containing protein: MSNYGSAYGLAINVDLSKPRSALVSTRLDVRILDKATGKPLWEGYATIATRDGDDGWTETKIANRLSEALFDDFPKADTPGKP, translated from the coding sequence GTGAGCAACTATGGCTCCGCCTATGGCCTTGCGATCAATGTCGATCTCAGCAAGCCGCGCTCCGCCCTCGTCTCCACGCGCCTCGACGTGCGCATTCTCGACAAGGCCACCGGCAAGCCCCTGTGGGAAGGCTATGCCACCATCGCCACCCGCGATGGCGACGACGGCTGGACCGAAACCAAGATCGCCAACCGCCTATCCGAAGCGCTGTTCGACGACTTCCCCAAGGCGGATACGCCCGGCAAGCCGTGA
- a CDS encoding UPF0262 family protein produces the protein MADPRISHIELDEATILWRNADIEQERRIAIFDLIEDSVFKPLRAFESGHEGPYRLHLSVRDGRLSMKIADEAGAEVESLLLGLARFRRSIREYFAICESYYQAIRKATPQEIETIDMARRSIHNEAAEILIERLDGKIETDFVTARRLFTLICVLHIRG, from the coding sequence ATGGCCGATCCGCGCATCTCCCACATCGAACTCGACGAGGCGACCATTCTGTGGCGCAACGCAGATATCGAGCAGGAGCGGCGGATTGCGATTTTCGACCTGATCGAAGACAGCGTTTTCAAGCCCTTGCGTGCGTTCGAGAGCGGCCATGAAGGGCCTTACCGCCTGCACCTTTCGGTCCGCGACGGGCGGCTGTCGATGAAGATCGCCGACGAGGCGGGCGCGGAAGTCGAATCGCTCTTGCTCGGCCTTGCGCGGTTCCGGCGCTCGATCCGCGAATATTTCGCGATCTGCGAGAGTTACTATCAGGCCATCCGTAAGGCGACGCCGCAGGAGATCGAGACGATCGACATGGCCCGCCGCTCCATCCACAACGAGGCGGCGGAAATCCTGATCGAGCGTCTCGACGGCAAGATCGAGACCGATTTCGTCACTGCGCGGCGGCTGTTCACGCTGATCTGCGTCCTTCATATCCGGGGCTGA
- a CDS encoding CHAP domain-containing protein, with translation MKWVPAAALIASLFATPVMASPLQCAPYAREHSDVDLHGNAATWWTQAAGTYERGHDPRTGAVLVFKATGSMPYGHVAVIEKVVDARHVILNHANWSRPGMVERDAMAEDVSAAGDWSDVRVWYSPTHSLGLRPNAAFGFIYGPEEADVPAADTAIASSDADTASSAG, from the coding sequence ATGAAGTGGGTTCCCGCAGCAGCTCTGATCGCGTCGCTCTTTGCAACGCCCGTTATGGCCTCGCCGCTGCAGTGCGCGCCCTATGCCCGCGAACATTCCGACGTCGACCTGCACGGCAATGCCGCCACCTGGTGGACGCAGGCCGCCGGCACTTACGAGCGTGGCCACGATCCGCGCACCGGTGCCGTTCTGGTGTTCAAGGCCACCGGCTCGATGCCCTACGGCCACGTCGCGGTGATCGAGAAGGTCGTCGATGCGCGCCACGTCATCCTCAACCACGCCAACTGGTCGCGCCCCGGCATGGTCGAGCGTGACGCGATGGCAGAGGACGTCTCGGCAGCGGGGGACTGGTCGGACGTGCGCGTGTGGTACAGCCCGACGCATTCGCTCGGCCTGCGCCCGAACGCGGCCTTCGGCTTCATCTACGGCCCGGAAGAAGCAGATGTCCCTGCGGCAGATACCGCCATCGCCAGCAGCGATGCGGATACGGCCTCTTCGGCGGGCTGA
- a CDS encoding RBBP9/YdeN family alpha/beta hydrolase, translating to MTIYRYPEDHAHQPLILMVPGAPLTEGHWMTRWSRWSADAQILELGLWDEPHRNTWVNKLNLAIQRADRPVVIVTEDIAALALAWWVEFEAVGPENAVTGAIIVNPPDLDLPGADERLARFGAVPRRELPFRSFLVSDLEGSVGRQRSLARLARDWGACPVCDDTRRGFTSGWMLLQTVLGLETKQPAPDAPFVGVLPGNAPGSSLRQ from the coding sequence ATGACGATCTACCGTTACCCTGAAGACCATGCCCACCAACCGCTGATCCTGATGGTGCCGGGCGCCCCGCTCACCGAAGGGCACTGGATGACGCGCTGGAGCCGCTGGAGTGCCGATGCGCAGATCCTCGAACTCGGGCTGTGGGACGAACCGCACCGCAATACCTGGGTGAACAAGCTGAACCTCGCGATCCAGCGGGCCGACCGGCCCGTGGTGATCGTGACCGAGGATATCGCCGCACTGGCGCTGGCCTGGTGGGTGGAATTCGAGGCCGTAGGTCCCGAAAACGCCGTGACCGGCGCCATCATCGTCAACCCGCCGGACCTCGACCTGCCCGGCGCCGACGAACGCCTTGCCCGCTTCGGCGCAGTGCCGCGCCGCGAACTGCCGTTCCGCTCGTTCCTGGTCAGCGATCTCGAAGGTTCAGTCGGCCGCCAGCGCTCCCTCGCTCGCCTCGCGCGGGACTGGGGCGCCTGCCCGGTCTGCGACGACACCCGGCGCGGGTTCACTTCGGGCTGGATGCTGTTGCAGACGGTGTTAGGGCTGGAGACGAAGCAGCCCGCTCCTGATGCGCCCTTCGTGGGCGTGCTGCCGGGCAATGCGCCGGGATCGTCCCTGCGTCAGTGA
- the ykgO gene encoding type B 50S ribosomal protein L36, translated as MKIRNSLKSLKGRHRDNRVIRRRGRTYVINKTNRRFKARQG; from the coding sequence ATGAAGATTCGTAACAGCCTCAAGTCGCTCAAGGGCCGCCATCGCGATAACCGCGTGATCCGCCGCCGTGGCCGTACTTACGTGATCAACAAGACCAACCGCCGCTTCAAGGCGCGTCAGGGCTGA
- a CDS encoding cytidine deaminase: MSEETARLQRDALLATAREAARGAYAPYSKFHVGAALLLEDGTVVTGANVENASYGLSLCAETVAIAKILSTGKTPKLEAVAVTGGLAGAPGAGDTVTPCGRCRQVLNELAQLGGTDPVVWSDGAEGPLEMRLSEMLPHAFGPAHLGITGRG, translated from the coding sequence ATGAGCGAAGAGACGGCCCGCCTGCAACGCGACGCCCTGCTGGCCACCGCCCGCGAGGCCGCGCGTGGGGCCTATGCGCCTTATTCGAAGTTCCATGTCGGTGCGGCGCTGCTGCTGGAAGACGGCACTGTCGTCACCGGCGCGAATGTCGAGAATGCCAGCTATGGCCTCTCGCTCTGCGCCGAGACGGTGGCGATCGCCAAGATCCTGTCTACCGGCAAAACGCCGAAGCTGGAGGCGGTTGCCGTCACCGGCGGTCTGGCAGGGGCGCCGGGCGCGGGCGACACGGTGACGCCGTGCGGACGCTGCCGTCAGGTGCTGAACGAACTTGCCCAACTGGGCGGGACCGATCCGGTCGTGTGGAGCGACGGCGCCGAGGGTCCGCTGGAAATGCGCCTGTCAGAGATGTTGCCCCACGCCTTCGGTCCGGCGCATCTGGGGATTACGGGGCGGGGATAA
- a CDS encoding glycoside hydrolase family 25 protein, with product MARKKRRVGQARLILIVVIVLALLAAVGSGIAWWHLRHWTPPHDAYPMQGVEVSDADGDIAWDSLKAIGVKFAYIDASASAFARDPRFVANLEHARAAGLQVGAVHLYDPCQPAQNQAANFVVTVPRDLTMLPPAVELDRLADDCPVHVSEAKVESELMTFLNQIETHTGKPVILKVTPRFQSRYDISAKLDRNLWLVRDRVQPDYAGRPWTMWTANSDYLNEVTEHGLRWVVVQP from the coding sequence ATGGCTCGCAAGAAGCGCCGGGTCGGGCAGGCCCGACTGATCCTGATCGTCGTCATCGTGCTGGCGCTGCTGGCGGCGGTCGGCAGCGGCATTGCCTGGTGGCACCTGCGCCACTGGACCCCGCCGCATGACGCCTATCCGATGCAGGGCGTGGAAGTGAGCGATGCCGATGGCGATATCGCCTGGGATTCGCTCAAGGCCATCGGCGTGAAGTTCGCCTATATCGATGCGAGCGCCAGCGCCTTTGCGCGCGATCCGCGCTTCGTCGCCAATCTGGAGCACGCGCGCGCAGCCGGCTTGCAGGTGGGCGCGGTGCATCTTTACGACCCGTGCCAGCCCGCGCAGAACCAGGCGGCGAACTTCGTCGTCACCGTGCCGCGCGATCTTACCATGCTGCCGCCTGCGGTCGAGCTGGACCGCCTTGCGGACGATTGCCCGGTGCACGTCAGCGAGGCCAAGGTCGAGAGCGAGCTGATGACCTTCCTCAACCAGATCGAGACGCACACCGGAAAGCCCGTGATCCTGAAGGTTACGCCGCGCTTCCAGTCCCGCTACGACATCTCCGCAAAGCTCGATCGAAACCTGTGGCTGGTGCGCGATCGCGTGCAGCCCGACTATGCCGGTCGTCCCTGGACGATGTGGACCGCCAATTCCGACTACCTCAACGAAGTGACCGAGCACGGTTTGCGTTGGGTCGTCGTCCAGCCCTGA
- a CDS encoding helix-turn-helix transcriptional regulator: MPDSTSLGTFLRDRRERMDPQDFGFPAGRRRTPGLRREELAQLANISATWYTWLEQGRGGAPSADVLDRLARAMLLTDVEREHLFLVALGHAPDVRVKAVEDPQGVTQRLQGVLDALDPAPAMIKNALWDIIAWNRAASVVLTDYATIPPRDRNVLRMMFRDDRVRGHQENWESVARMVVAVFRADVARAGAQDRAQALVDEMCETSAEFRRLWHDRDVSAFGGGIKRIRHAELGELALEFSGFAVDGRTDLAMIVYNPVDPADRDRIRQLCASRATEKVLESVA; the protein is encoded by the coding sequence ATGCCCGACAGCACATCTTTGGGAACGTTCCTGCGCGATCGGCGCGAACGCATGGACCCGCAGGATTTCGGCTTTCCGGCGGGCCGTCGCCGCACGCCGGGGCTGCGGCGCGAGGAACTGGCCCAGCTCGCGAACATCAGCGCCACCTGGTACACTTGGCTTGAGCAGGGACGCGGCGGGGCGCCGTCTGCGGACGTGCTCGACCGTTTGGCGCGCGCGATGCTGCTGACCGATGTCGAGCGCGAGCATCTGTTTCTCGTCGCGCTGGGGCATGCGCCCGACGTGCGGGTAAAAGCGGTCGAGGACCCGCAAGGCGTGACGCAGCGCTTGCAGGGCGTGCTCGATGCGCTCGATCCGGCTCCGGCCATGATCAAGAACGCCCTGTGGGATATCATCGCGTGGAACCGCGCGGCGAGCGTCGTTCTGACGGATTACGCCACCATTCCGCCGCGCGATCGCAATGTGCTGCGCATGATGTTCCGCGATGACCGGGTGCGCGGCCATCAGGAGAACTGGGAAAGCGTGGCGCGCATGGTGGTCGCGGTGTTTCGTGCCGATGTGGCGCGTGCAGGGGCGCAGGACCGAGCGCAGGCGCTGGTCGACGAGATGTGCGAGACCAGCGCGGAGTTTCGCCGCCTGTGGCACGACCGCGACGTCAGCGCTTTCGGCGGCGGGATCAAGCGTATCCGCCATGCCGAACTGGGCGAGCTGGCGCTGGAGTTTTCAGGGTTCGCAGTGGATGGGCGGACCGATCTGGCGATGATCGTCTACAACCCCGTCGATCCGGCGGATCGCGATCGCATCCGGCAACTTTGCGCAAGCCGCGCGACAGAAAAAGTTCTCGAATCAGTAGCGTGA
- a CDS encoding replicative DNA helicase, whose product MASESTLVRAVPSAAAAPGDSGSSAGEQGRTLPSNVEAEAAFLGAVLIDNRVIEELQTQLTPAHFFEPVHARIYERVLNLLDRKAVVTPVTLRPYFESDEALKALGGVGYLARLTADGQGLLAPRELADQIYDLALLRELISVGRNLVESAMDTSESVEPLEQVERAEAALYKVAEGAATQSEAQSFGVATRTAIQAIEKAFNSGGHVSGKTTGLNSVNEKIGGLHDSDLIILAGRPGMGKTSLVTNIAFNAADRLQRDHADGITTEKSVGSAVAFFSLEMSADQLATRILAEQSGISSEALRMGKISREDFQQLSFASQRLAELPLYIDDTPGLTIAGLRTRARRLKRRHDIGLVVIDYLQLLQGSGRATDNRVNEISEISRGLKTLAKELHVPVIALSQLSRAVEQREDKRPMLSDLRESGSIEQDADMVWFVFREDYYVKATEPKFPSDTDTPDVKDKWESWRAKMEEVTGLSELIIAKQRHGATGKVRLRFEARITKFSDLAHDDLRANQYGSDD is encoded by the coding sequence ATGGCATCCGAAAGCACTCTCGTACGCGCCGTCCCTTCGGCAGCGGCAGCCCCCGGCGATTCCGGCAGTTCCGCGGGCGAGCAGGGACGCACCCTGCCCTCCAACGTCGAGGCCGAGGCCGCCTTCCTGGGTGCAGTGCTGATCGACAACCGGGTGATCGAGGAACTGCAGACGCAGCTGACGCCTGCGCACTTCTTCGAGCCGGTCCATGCCCGCATCTACGAGCGCGTGCTCAACCTGCTCGATCGCAAGGCAGTCGTGACGCCGGTCACGCTGCGTCCCTACTTCGAATCGGACGAGGCGCTGAAGGCGCTGGGCGGCGTGGGCTACCTTGCCCGCCTGACCGCAGACGGACAGGGCCTGCTGGCGCCGCGCGAACTGGCCGACCAGATCTACGACCTCGCCCTGCTGCGCGAGCTGATCTCGGTGGGGCGCAACCTCGTCGAAAGCGCGATGGACACCTCGGAATCGGTCGAGCCGCTGGAGCAGGTCGAACGCGCCGAAGCCGCGCTCTACAAGGTGGCCGAAGGCGCCGCGACGCAGAGCGAGGCGCAGAGCTTCGGCGTTGCCACCCGCACCGCGATCCAGGCGATCGAAAAGGCGTTCAATTCGGGCGGCCACGTCTCGGGCAAGACCACCGGCCTCAATTCGGTAAACGAGAAGATCGGCGGCCTGCACGATTCCGACCTTATCATCCTTGCCGGACGTCCCGGCATGGGCAAGACCTCGCTCGTCACCAACATCGCCTTCAACGCGGCGGATCGCCTTCAGCGCGACCATGCCGACGGCATCACCACCGAGAAGTCGGTCGGCTCGGCCGTCGCCTTCTTCAGCCTCGAAATGAGCGCCGACCAGCTGGCGACGCGTATTCTTGCCGAGCAATCGGGTATCAGTTCCGAAGCGCTGCGCATGGGCAAGATCAGCCGCGAGGACTTCCAGCAGCTCTCGTTCGCCAGCCAGCGCCTTGCCGAGCTGCCGCTCTATATCGACGATACGCCGGGCCTCACCATTGCGGGCCTGCGCACCCGCGCGCGCCGCCTCAAGCGCCGCCACGATATCGGGCTGGTGGTGATCGACTATCTCCAGCTGTTGCAGGGCTCGGGCCGTGCCACCGACAACCGCGTGAACGAAATTTCCGAAATCTCGCGCGGTTTGAAGACGCTGGCCAAGGAACTGCACGTTCCGGTGATCGCGCTCTCGCAGCTTTCGCGTGCGGTGGAACAGCGCGAAGACAAGCGCCCGATGCTGTCCGACCTTCGTGAATCGGGCTCGATCGAGCAGGACGCGGACATGGTCTGGTTCGTGTTCCGCGAAGACTATTACGTGAAGGCGACCGAGCCGAAATTCCCCAGCGATACCGATACGCCCGACGTGAAGGACAAGTGGGAAAGCTGGCGCGCGAAGATGGAGGAAGTCACCGGACTTTCCGAACTCATCATCGCCAAGCAGCGCCACGGCGCCACCGGCAAGGTGCGCCTGCGCTTCGAGGCGCGGATCACCAAGTTCTCGGACCTCGCGCACGACGACCTGCGCGCCAACCAGTACGGCTCGGACGACTGA